Proteins encoded by one window of Sorex araneus isolate mSorAra2 chromosome 3, mSorAra2.pri, whole genome shotgun sequence:
- the BLOC1S6 gene encoding biogenesis of lysosome-related organelles complex 1 subunit 6 has product MNVSEPPPPDGVLAGPAEDLGAGESTPGLSDSSPDEGLVEDGPVEDKAVEQLVEGLLSHYLPDLQRSKQALQELTQNQVILLDTLEQEISKFKECHSMLDINALFTEAKHYHAKLVNIRKEMLMLHEKTSKLKKRALKLQQKRQKEELEREQQREKEFEREKQLIAKPAKRT; this is encoded by the exons ATGAATGTCTCTGAGCCTCCGCCCCCCGACGGGGTCCTGGCAGGGCCGGCCGAGGACTTGGGAGCCGGGGAGTCCACGCCCG GTTTAAGTGACTCTTCTCCAGATGAAGGGCTCGTCGAGGATGGGCCAGTAGAAGACAAAGCTGTGGAACAACTGGTGGAAGGATTGCTTTCTCACTATCTGCCAGATCTGCAGAGATCCAAGCAAGCCCTCCAGGAACTCAC aCAGAACCAAGTTATATTACTAGATACACTGGAACAAGAGATCTCAAAATTTAAGGAATGTCATTCTATGTTGGATATTAATGCATTG TTTACTGAAGCTAAGCACTATCATGCGAAGCTGGTAAATATAAGGAAAGAGATGCTCATGCTTCATGAAAAGACTTCAAAGTTAAAA aAAAGAGCACTTAAGCTGCAGCAGAAGAGACAAAAAGAAGAGTTGGAAAGGGAGCAACAACGagagaaagaatttgaaagagaaaagcagttaaTTGCCAAACCAGCTAAAAGGACATGA